The following DNA comes from Apis cerana isolate GH-2021 linkage group LG14, AcerK_1.0, whole genome shotgun sequence.
TCTGGTAAATCGGTGAATCACGAGTATACAGGTACACGTTTGCAGATCGGCGAGCTGTTAGGCGGTGAGAAGAACTCGACGAGGAAACAGATGCAGGATGTGATAcagttcgaaacgaaattagcGCGGATCATGACGTCACCCGAGAATCGTCGGGATAAAGAAAAGCTTTACAATTTGATGTCGTTGAACGAACTTCAACGTAAAGCGCCATTCGTAAGTACACAAGCGAGAGCCGCGTGAATCCGCGCGGTATTGGTCGGCGTACGTCTAACGCGTTTTTCACCTTCCAtgaatattactattatgaaaattactaGTGATACTAGAGTATAGCTATAGCTAGTATAGATAGGTAGATAGGTAGGTGGAGAGTAAGTAGATCGAATATCACCGTCCTATAATTGAGGATTCGCTTAATTTTTAGATGTCGTGGGTagactattttaaaaatgcgaCGCGTATCGTTAACAAGAAGATCAACGACAAGATGATGATCGTGAACTTTGCCCcggaatattttatcaaattgtcCAACCTGGTATTAGACTACAACAAAACGAACGAAGGAAAAGTGTAAGTTTCCTTTCCCTCCCCGAAACCCTCCGAACCCTATCGAAACGAactttatctttctctctctctactctTTCCCCTTCCATTCTCTTACCtttcttccccttttttttactttttctctttctctgtctcttttCTCCCAAACAGGGTACTGAATAATTATCTGGTTTGGCAAACGGTGAAATCTCTAACCACCTGCCTGTCGAAACCGTTTCGCGACGCTTACAAGGGCCTGAGGAAAGCTTTGATCGGTTTGGAAGGCCAGGAGCAGCAATGGCGTTATTGCGTCAGCGATACGCATAACGCGATGGGTTTTGCGATCGGTGCCATGTTCGTTAGAGAAGTTTTCCATGGAAAGAGCAAACCCATGGTTAATTTACACTCACTTATATACTTttcgataatgataataacgataatagtaataataataataataataatgatataaattacacACGTGCTCTCCGTTTCTCCCTGTTTTCGTTGGGAGCACGTTAACGAGCGAATTCGGCTTTAAATCGCGATGAAATCGATTCCAGGCGGAGAAGATGATCGACCAAATACGGAAAGCTTTTACCAAGAATTTGAAGAATCTGGATTGGATGGATCCGAAAACGAGACGGGCAGCCGAGGAGAAAGCGAACGCGATTACCGACATGGTCGGTTTCCCCAATTTTATCTTGAACCCGTACGAGCTCGACGAACGTTACAAGGATCTGACGATCAAGCAAAACGAATACTTTCAAAATAACATACGGGtgaataagtataatttacgaaagaatttagaaaagtTGGATCAACCTGTGAACAAGACTACGTGGATCATGACACCGCCAACGGTGAACGCTTATTACTGGCCCACGAAAAATCAAATGGTTTTTCCCGCTGGTATCCTTCAGAGCCCGTTCTACGATATGGAAAATCCGAACAGTTTGAATTTCGGTGGTATAGGAGTAGTGATGGGACACGAATTGACTCACGCGTTCGATGATCAAGGTGAGTAAGTAGACGTAGTATCTATTTACGCGcgaaaccaaaaaaaaaatatatatatatgtatatatataggtacatacatatatgtgtgtatatatatatatatatatatatatacacacacatatacatatgtataacgATTTCGTATTTATTCGTCGTTTCGTGATTCTTAGGAAGAGAGTACGATTTACACGGAAACTTGAATCATTGGTGGAACAATGCCACGATAGAGAGATTCAAAAATAGAACGGAGTGTTTCGTCGAGCAGTACAGTAATTTCGAGATAAATGGCCGACACGTAAACGGATTGCAGACATTGGGTTAGTCGCGTTACCATTCGCGATACGCAAAATATcgtatatagtattatatatacacacgttaTATCGTTCTCACATTATCCACGTATTGTTATTACGTACGATCCATTTTTATTGCAGGGGAAAATATCGCGGATAACGGTGGTCTTAAAGCAGCGTATCACGCGTATCTCTCGATCCCAAAAAGCTACAAAGATCAGCTACCCTTGCCCGGTCTTAATTTGACGCATCGACAATTGTTCTTTCTGAATTTTGCTCAGGTAAAATCgtcatccccctccccctcgttgCTTCCTCGCTCGTCGTTCATCGATCCCGAATCTTTTCATCGAACAGCGAACGTGAAGGGGATGATAACGTTTGTTCTCAGGTTTGGTGTTCCGCCATAATGTCCGAGGCGGTAGCCCTTCAAATCGAGAAAGACGCTCATTGTCCATCGAAATACAGAGTGATAGGATCGCTCTCGAATCTACCAGAATTCGCTGCGGAATTCAATTGTCCCGAAGGCTCGCGGATGAATCCGGTTCACAAGTGCGAAGTGTGGTAATGCATCTCGTTTCCTTCTAGAAAATCCTTTGTCCGATGATTGTCGATGCAAGAAATTGCATCGTTTCGATTCCATTGTCGGTATGATATACGGTATATAATGTACGGTATATATCGCGAACGAGTCGTTGTCAAaactcaaagaaaaaaatgcttcCGCTTCTATCTTTAGAGCTAGCGGCTCTTCCTTCGacgtttcgatttttattcgattacgAGATAAAATTCGTCGTTTCGCGACGACAAAAGCAAAGCATCGGTTCGCGCTTTATCATACTTCCCAAATCGTTCCTCCACGCGGGAATTGGATTCGTAAACAGAGTATTCCACGAATAAAAGAAACGTCGAAAACATAGAAGCGACGGATGCAACGAATCCAGTTTGCGACAACGTGATTTTATCCGATTTCAaacgttaaatttaatcaacgtCCATTTCGCCAATTCGTGTTGCgtgatttattcgaaattctaGCGAATAAATCGAACACCGAACATTCAAGATCTCGCGGCTTATGCGTGTTTGATGTATCGGTTTAAACTGTGTACTCGAGAAAATCAGCTTCGAAGCTGGATTAGAAAGATACTAGGACCATATACGGTTATACGAATCGTTCAATTTCCTCGTACGACGTTGCGTCGCGCCAATGTTTTTTCactaacaaataaattcactATGGTTCATCGCGATCACtggaaatatttaatccattgaatcgaccgaccgaccgaccgactaACCGACCGACCGatcgaccgaccgaccgatcGACCGATCGAACAATCGACCAACTGACCGACTTTATACTTTGTACCATAAGCGAGCATGTTTCTACGCGATAACtgatttttcacttttatacTTATACTTGAAATCAGTATTGATTATCCGTTCGAAACGCGCTACAATATTACACGCTATTTACagcaataaatttacaatacgtaactatatatttacttgaaaCTTAACGCGTATAAAGATATATCGTTTTGGAATTCTGTCTTTGATTAATCTCTCTTCGGCAGAACACATATCTATTATCTACATATCTATCCGATATTGACACGATGCGTTATTAACTAAACAAGGGAAATTAAGGAAATTAGGAGAAcgacgattttaaaatatacgaaaaaacaaaggaaagaagataaaggaaataaaaaatgaatggaatgaaacgtaaaaagaagaagaaaaagaaaatagaatgatTAATTCACTcggtttaaaattctttatccgTTTCTCTCATTCGTAATGGAGAAGCAATTTTCACGGATCTCGATGAGCCATGGCGATCACAAACAGCGTATTGCTGTAATTTCTGCAGGCAGGAAGTTAAGATCTTAACATTAagcttaagaaattaaattttctaaaaaaaaaaaaaaaaactacgcgctatatatatatatatatatatatatatatagtttatatataggaTGGAACCAATATTGAGCAATATTCGAAGAATCGCTATGAACGttcgaatatatacatatacatatataaatatatgtatacatttcaaatatatatgttaacgCGTATACGAATTTTATCAAGTGTATCGCAAAgacgaaaaatagaatttcgatTGTTGCAATCACGGGAGGGTaggagaaagaataaataaacgatgaTTCACTTCTATCGTACTTTTGTCGATGTTATCATACATTTGACGCActtaattagatatttctaattttcattttttttttccttcgtttcgacCATCATTGATCATTCGAACGTTCGTAgttgaatgaaaaagaagaaacgatttgTCAAAAAATTACCCGTATTTCAtgctcgattaatttttctttatctcgattcgacgacgaataaaaatacaaattgacGACGGCCTCTTGTTGTCTTCTgcgtacatattttataaaagaatgcaACAAAGTTCGACGAACAAGTGTTGTGCGtcgaatgagaaaaaattcttagaaatatactaataatattcgaaaacatatatttgttaacgACGCACatgtaaatcaaataaaaaaagaaacaaatgaaataacgagaattttattagcaattaaaggaaaagaaaaaaaaaaataaaacaagaatgGAATACACGAgaaattcgtataattttttgcatttcctttctatctatctctccttctcctttctttttattctcgcGAATCACAATCAAATTTCAACTCCAAAAGTTAAGACgaattaacttaaaaatttcgttttatcctACCGTATTAACGCTCGGGATAATCGTGTGAAAAATTACGAATCCGAAGAACGATGAACGATACGAGTACGGCTcggttcgatcgatcgagagatCGCGATCGTctcaattttcgatttttttcctttccttctcgatcgaatcgtatcgagaaatttttagaaaacgtTGAGTGacgaatttacaaaaaaagatcgttaatttaaaaaacgagtTGGCCAATTTGTCGAGAATCGTTATTTTGCAAACACGACACATTGcagaaatgttattttaagagTCGAGTAGCGATCACTCGTTCGAACGATACGGCAAACGTAccgaatttatcgataaaaaaacacGTTCGAAACacgttcgaaacgttttaaataatcaaaatcagAAGTACAAAGTCGAGAATTTaatccaccaccaccaccactacaTATTTCACGtgtctccttttcttttcttttttttttcaacttcaaAGATTTCAACGTTTCAAGATTCAATCCTGCTCAAGATTCGCGCTTTCTTTCGCGATCGTTGGATcataaaagaagtaaaaaagattgattttacGACTTTGTCTTCTGACACCCGATCGATGATCAACCTAGATGAAAGGTAAACGTACCGATAATCGAGTCAAGTTATTCGATCGCAAGACCACACTTACGTATTCCAATAGGTTAAATCGAATTGAAGCTGGAAACGTTCAATCTTGAAAATTGAACGCGCGATATCGATATATACGCGCTTATACCACGTGTAATCCACTATCCGATATCTAGTCAGGAATATCGGCTTTGGATTGATAAATTGTAAccgtatatattaattttcaccgCTCGCAAAGTATCATCAAGCGGCATTAATGTCCGTTGGAATATCTTACAAGATGGTTATAATTGGAATACTGTAAACGTAATAACCGGAGGTGTCGGAATAAATCACGGTGGCTAGCTAGCACCGGTAGTGCGTGAGTCCCTCCATTCATCATCGGGTCCGGCTGGCCGCCGCGCCGTGCCGGTCCTTGCTTTCCGTTAAATCGTTCTGCATTTTCGACGAAGAAACGCCTTTATTACGGTGCACGCACTaaccccccctctctctctctcattctctctttcCCGTTTACCAAACCCCTTTCCCTGCCGTACTATACTTATACCTGTCTAGACGAATGAATCATACGAGTATTTTCACCCACCAACCGTGTAGGTGGTACACGGAAAATTGGTCAGATTCCTCGTACGGTCTTTTAACACATTCTATATTCGTTCCGATAGTCGTTGTTCAAACATTCGACGACGAAAAGATGACGAACGTATCGGTTCGCGATACGCGTATTCTCTCTCGTATGTATGTACAACTTCTCCATCTTATATTccaacttataataatatcggaATAGTCActcatatattctatatattccgTGAAAAAAACCAATCGTATAAACCGTTTAAAAGATTCTTCGTGCGAACGATTCAAATGTTATACCGATGATTAATTCGACGCTCTCTTTTACTTACCGGGATTCATCGATCACAAACGTTTCGCGTAATAAGAGTcgttaagagaaaaaaaatgtatagataAAAGATGATACGTATTCAAGTAttcgaattgtttttttttttttttctaggaaaaattcataaaagctcgaggatggaaaaaaagaggggaatGATAggggaaagaaatataatattcgtaaaaaaatggTTCATTAATGGGAACGCATCggaaagatgaagaagaacGAAGAAACCGGGATCATTTTTTCAAGCCACCTGCTGTTGATGCAGTTGGACCAAGCCTCCCCTCGCGCCTTGTCGTCAGTCCTCGAACGATGACAAACGACAACGGCGATGCGTGGGGTATTCATCTAATAGGGAACATGTGAAAaacacgataaattttaagattttccctggctcctctccctcctttgctcccaattttctattttccatcttttttcgGTTTTCAACTACGTTAacgtattttcaaaaaagaaagaagaaaaaaaggaaataataagaggaaagaaaaaaaaatcattcacatatcgatcgaagatcgatcgaaaagttTTCTCTCAAATCTGACGATTCAGCGATCGAATATGCCGATCGGGACCATGCATCTCGTCTTCCGTGATCGAACGTAGACACACGTCACAGTTCAAGAATAGTCGATTTCACTGTTTTGCAATGCATCGCGTAATGCATTTCGTAGCGAGCAAGCGATTTTCGATACAACGAAGGATTTGAATCTCGTTTTGAAAGTCGATTTGGATTTTAAATGCGTGAAAAGAAATCATTCTTCTACCTTGTTCTTCCATCCTGTGTCCTGTCGCATTTCGGTTCTTTTATTttgctctctctttccctctctctctctctttctctctcccccctcccctctcctttgTTATCTGCTGTCCATCGATCGGGCAGTTGGACTGGTCGAtctaaaaattcgatcgatttttgagCATGAGCCGAGCAAACACCGAGCAGATatcctaataaaatattaaatcttttctctcgtaatcttttttctcttgaaATACATCGAATCGCGACGAAGTTCAGTTTCGAAGGCCTTGAAATTTTGgccaaagataattttatcgaaacttttttttttttttttttttttcatatatactcgttcaaatattcaaaaaattctacgaCGAAACCGACGGACGAACGATCTGGAATAAATATCTTGTTCGTCAATCGAGATGTGCAAAGTGGAGTCAAGAGAATCGAAGGCGaaattggaagaagaaaattggagAAGAGAATGAGGGATAGATTttaagggggagggggaaagaaagaaaaaaacgaagataAAAGTTAAAGGATATTACgaaggggaaagaaaaaggcaATGGATGGATGACAGAAGAAAGGTGAACCTCTCTGATTAAAGGGTCGGGAAGGACGGGAAAGGGGCGCATGACGAAAGGGGGAACGAAAGGCTTGGGGTGGAGATGCGTTAAGGTGGCTACGAGAATGGGGCATCGGTGGAGGCGAAACTGGTAGCAAAGAGAACGAGGAGTTACAGGAGGAGAATACGGGTATGGAAAGGGAAGAGTGTTgttagtggtggtggtggtggtggtggtggtggtggtggtggtggcagGGATGGcaacggtggtggtggtggcgatGGTGGTTgtggtggtggtagtggcggcggtggtggtggtggcggcgaTAGCGGCAACGGTGACGACGGCAGTGGTAAGTAGAGAGGTAAAGAGAGTCGTGATGGTAGTGAGATAGTATAATATGCAATGCTGGCAATGGTGATGGCGATGAGACAGTGTGTTGGAGGTAATAGTAGCGGTAGTagtggtgatggtggtggtagtGGTAGAGGTGGTGGTAGCAGTAGCGGCGGTGGTGGCAACGGTGGCGGCAATGGAGGTggtggaggagaaagagaaagagaaggtgGGGGTTAGTCTATGGTAGCGGGTGCACGATCGGCCTTTACATACGAATACGTAAGATACTACGGAAGAGAAAAGGCGGTCTACGTGcacgagaagaaaagagagagcgaGTGAGAATAAAAGGTAGagcgacagagagagagagagagagagagagagagagagaaggagaaggagaaggagaaagagtaGGAgtaggaggaggtggaggaggagaaggagaaggaggagaaggaggagaaagaggaggaggagaaggaggagaaagaggaggaggagaaggaggagaaagaggaggaggaggaggaggaggagaagaagaagaagaagaagaagaagaagtagaagaagaagagaggaggTGGTCTCCGTGTCGACATATATGCGATGAGAACGCGCGTCTCCTGACTCAGTGCTTGACAAGCTAGCAAGCTCTTAGGATTCATCGAGTTTTATCGGCACGGCGCGAAACAACACGCTTTGCCAGCTGGCCTGCCACTGCCACGCGAGTtcgcttcttctcttctccgtACCGTTCTCCTTCTTCACGGACGCCACGATCTTTTCCTTCCGGATTTCTTCACTCGTTTCCATCGTTTCTTTAGcgatcaattttttcccccccattCATCCAGAAGATCAAACCGTATCGATCCGTTTCAAATCGAATCGAACATTTCGAACatttgaattttcgaaagGAGAATCGAAAGgggggggaaagaaaaattcgcgaATTAATATCGACAATATACCTGGGataagcgagagagagagagagagagagaaagagaaaaagagagagagagagagcgagagagagagaaagagagaaagagagagaaaaaagtggAACGAAGAAAGATCACAACGgctttgatttattattggtGACATGACTCCCAAGATACGTTTAAAAAGATGCACGGTATATCGGTAAACGGTGTGTTGCTAGCGCGCACATGTCTAGATTAAAGTTCGCGCGTGAACCAGAGGTCACGAGGGTTCACCGGATCGTTCCGTTCCAAAAAGGATACGGAAGAAATCCGATTGTACGTGTCCAGTGAACATCGGCCTCGAGTGTAATGTGCTTTTTCCAATATGTCTTGGTGCTTCTAGTGTATAACCATTATgctctttaaataatattttttagtgatCTCtacaaagaaaaacaattggaCGAAAAGCATGGATCTATTCGTTCCAAGATTTTTGTCCTTGTCGTACCACCGATAACAATTCGTCGTCCCGTTCACGTATTTGTGTATTTTATGTTTGATTCCGTAAAATATTCATCCGacaattttaaagattgcAAGAACAAGAAAGTGCTACGACTTTCTCTGTCGAATTTGCCACTTTGTTCAGAGAGGGACGCAAAGGAACGCAAAcggagataaaaaagaaaaaacgaaaattggaTTGTGCGCGATCGCTGAATTTGCGATCGAGATCGATACTGTTCCACTTACACCGAACGATGCATCGAGCGATGACTGTAACCAACTATCACGTATTATCGTCTACCGGAGGAAGTTTTTGGTGGTAAAAGTGGTGTCTCGACGTTCCACGGAATCGAAAGGAATAGCATCGTCGAATAAACAACGGAAGAAGTTCTTTTCACGGAAGCGAATAGCTGCGAAGAAGGAGGAGCTGGagcaagaggaagaagagaagggaGCGAAGGAGGgcggcgaggaggaggaggaggaggaggaagaagaggaggaagaggaagaggaagaggaagaggaggaagaagagaagcaGGAACAGAAAGTAgtagcggcggcggcggcggcggcggtgaCGGTGGTGATTGTAGTGGTGGCATTGGCAGCAACgttggaagaggaggaggaagaggaggaggaagaagcagagaagaaggaggaaggggaggaggacaacaacaacgacgacgagaagaaggaggaagtggaggaggtggaggtggGGGTGGAGGaggcggagggggagggggaggcggGGGAGGAAGAGGCGGAGGCcgcggtggaggaggaggaagaagaagaagaagaagaagaagaggaggagaaggaggaggaggaggaagagaaggagaaggaggtgaaagaggaggaggagaaagagacgaGAAAAAGGGAcaaaatatacgaatttttaattcgcgcgagataaaaaaggaaggagacaGGAGTAAAGGGCTAATAGCCCTTTGGAAGCGTGGGGAAAAATTAGGAGAAAAATCGTCAAAGTACAGCGATGAGGTGGAATATTTGATCGCTCGGTTTGCGAGGGAAACCGATTGTAACTAATCCGACTAAGAGCGACCTTGAGCAAAATGGTCAGGGGGATGGTGTTACTAGTCTTGCTAGTTCTCTTCGGTGCCTTCGACGTTCCTGGCATCGAGAGGGTTCGTGTTAGATATCTGGCTAATGCTGGTAACACCTGTAACGCTTGTAGAATGCACGAGGAGATCAGAGCTCTCAGCCTCAAAGCCATCAAGGAACAAATTTTGAACAAGTTGGGCTTGAAACAAGCTCCAAACATGACAGGTAGAGCCCTGCCAAGAATTCCGCCGATTTCCAAATTGATGGATATGTACGGGATGCAAGCTGATCAACCTCAACCTCTCGAGCCCGGTATCTCGCATCACGAGGAGATCGACGAGTATGCTGCCAAAACGGAGAGCGTCTTCGCCCTGGCGCAACCTCGTAAGTTTCTTCaaaatctttcctttttcgatcCTTCCGGAATCTTTCCCTTCTTGTCCGATTACGATGCATCGCACGAGTCCaaatggggggaggggggtataaaaaaggaaaaaaatacaaatttcattaaatttttctcgcaTCGTTTCACGTACGTATTATACCATTTTTTCGTTCGGAGATAACGAGGATGATTTACGAGGATAATATATCGATAGTAAATacattagaagaagaagaaaaaagaaaaggaaataaagaaaatatatttccactttgatataaagttattattttagctATCAACTCGCTCATTCTAATCATCACACGCATCGCATGTTGCAGCTGCCGTATTTCTCCTTgcaacattaattaaattaaccttTTCAATTCGACGAatcgttcatttttatttatccaccATCGTGTATAATTCGTCACATTGTAGTTTAAATTGGAACGCGCCTAGTTGCGAACATCTCGTTTGATCGAATTTATCCGGATAAAGATTATGTAACTTGCCCGTAACTTTACCTCATTAACGAAATTGCGAATATTATATCGACGAGCAAAATTCGAGTAGCGAGATTAACTCTCTTCGTACCCGTCTTGTATTCGTCTAACAACGCGTTGCACGATTCGATCCGTATCGtacgatttaaatttctatgatatgcgcgtatttagatttttctcaCTCGTTCTACTTTCTCGCGAACGCGAAGAAACCggagaagaaataagaattagaTTCGAAATTCGATCGTGCTCGGTCGATCGCGTCCAACTTTACTTTTCCAGTAAATTATAGTAACGCCAAAATTGGCCGAAAGACCGTGATCGCTCGTTCGCGGCAACGCATTGCGATCGATCCGTTTAATTCCATGCAATCGTCTGTTAATTTTGTTTGGCCGTTATAATTTGCCTcgttttattcgattcgatttaattggattttcgaataaaacttTACTCGTGTTAGATATACGTACGTATACGTTATACGAAAACAAAGTTGCAAGGCACAGAGAAGATGGATGGAAAAGTATAGCATCCTCGAGGCAAAGATACTCTTTACTCTTTTCAACGAATACCACGTAATAATCACGTTAAAGCTGTAACCTGTGTTTAGGATTGTTTTTTCTCACATGTATACACGCATCCCTTCTTCCCTTCTCCCCCCGCCACGTATCCGAGAGGAATCAGGATCTTCCTCTTTCAAGAagcaaaaatttcgatcgagaacCGCACGAAGCCGATTATTTTCGAacgatcttaaatttaatggcCAATTTATCTACGATCGTTGGTTGACAGGATTCGCATGAAACACGACAGGCTATCTTCGACCACGTTCTTAGCCGTCTGGTATCTTGTGATTACAGGTGCTTGCGAGAACTTTTAAGCGAGTTGTTATTGCATTACCGTATAATTATAGGGCCATTGTCAGTAGACGATCAAGAGAAATGACCTGTTAGCGATTCTTTGTCGGCAACGCTCGAGTGCTGTTATACGATCAAATTTTTGCCcggataattgt
Coding sequences within:
- the LOC107993437 gene encoding endothelin-converting enzyme homolog isoform X1 codes for the protein MSVKMMMYKQAEFEDEDSSSIGSVALNSEGISTSATHIRYNSGISLWRARSALERCLFIICAGLLLMVMMLSIVISSKNGWDEAQILHVTSHGENGTHCLTEHCITVAASIINSIDRSVDPCDDFYEYACGGWIKKNPIPDGNSMWGTFDKFEQENQLIVKNVLEKPLVEMKSKAEKKAKYYFLSCMDANDTIETLGAKPMLDLLDTIGGWNVSGKFNISEWSLQNSMHILQNVYNMDGLFTWAVNEDDRNSSRHIIQIDQGGLTLPTADDYLNITEHGKVLAAYLEYMTKIGELLGGEKNSTRKQMQDVIQFETKLARIMTSPENRRDKEKLYNLMSLNELQRKAPFMSWVDYFKNATRIVNKKINDKMMIVNFAPEYFIKLSNLVLDYNKTNEGKVVLNNYLVWQTVKSLTTCLSKPFRDAYKGLRKALIGLEGQEQQWRYCVSDTHNAMGFAIGAMFVREVFHGKSKPMAEKMIDQIRKAFTKNLKNLDWMDPKTRRAAEEKANAITDMVGFPNFILNPYELDERYKDLTIKQNEYFQNNIRVNKYNLRKNLEKLDQPVNKTTWIMTPPTVNAYYWPTKNQMVFPAGILQSPFYDMENPNSLNFGGIGVVMGHELTHAFDDQGREYDLHGNLNHWWNNATIERFKNRTECFVEQYSNFEINGRHVNGLQTLGENIADNGGLKAAYHAYLSIPKSYKDQLPLPGLNLTHRQLFFLNFAQVWCSAIMSEAVALQIEKDAHCPSKYRVIGSLSNLPEFAAEFNCPEGSRMNPVHKCEVW
- the LOC107993437 gene encoding endothelin-converting enzyme homolog isoform X3, whose translation is MMMYKQAEFEDEDSSSIGSVALNSEGISTSATHIRYNSGISLWRARSALERCLFIICAGLLLMVMMLSIVISSKNGWDEAQILHVTSHGENGTHCLTEHCITVAASIINSIDRSVDPCDDFYEYACGGWIKKNPIPDGNSMWGTFDKFEQENQLIVKNVLEKPLVEMKSKAEKKAKYYFLSCMDANDTIETLGAKPMLDLLDTIGGWNVSGKFNISEWSLQNSMHILQNVYNMDGLFTWAVNEDDRNSSRHIIQIDQGGLTLPTADDYLNITEHGKVLAAYLEYMTKIGELLGGEKNSTRKQMQDVIQFETKLARIMTSPENRRDKEKLYNLMSLNELQRKAPFMSWVDYFKNATRIVNKKINDKMMIVNFAPEYFIKLSNLVLDYNKTNEGKVVLNNYLVWQTVKSLTTCLSKPFRDAYKGLRKALIGLEGQEQQWRYCVSDTHNAMGFAIGAMFVREVFHGKSKPMAEKMIDQIRKAFTKNLKNLDWMDPKTRRAAEEKANAITDMVGFPNFILNPYELDERYKDLTIKQNEYFQNNIRVNKYNLRKNLEKLDQPVNKTTWIMTPPTVNAYYWPTKNQMVFPAGILQSPFYDMENPNSLNFGGIGVVMGHELTHAFDDQGREYDLHGNLNHWWNNATIERFKNRTECFVEQYSNFEINGRHVNGLQTLGENIADNGGLKAAYHAYLSIPKSYKDQLPLPGLNLTHRQLFFLNFAQVWCSAIMSEAVALQIEKDAHCPSKYRVIGSLSNLPEFAAEFNCPEGSRMNPVHKCEVW
- the LOC107993437 gene encoding endothelin-converting enzyme homolog isoform X4; the encoded protein is MSISYLFSTIIIIYRRFCFRFHENQNMMMYKQAEFEDEDSSSIGSVALNSEGISTSATHIRYNSGISLWRARSALERCLFIICAGLLLMVMMLSIVISSKNGWDEAQILHVTSHGENGTHCLTEHCITVAASIINSIDRSVDPCDDFYEYACGGWIKKNPIPDGNSMWGTFDKFEQENQLIVKNVLEKPLVEMKSKAEKKAKYYFLSCMDANDTIETLGAKPMLDLLDTIGGWNVSGKFNISEWSLQNSMHILQNVYNMDGLFTWAVNEDDRNSSRHIIQIDQGGLTLPTADDYLNITEHGKVLAAYLEYMTKIGELLGGEKNSTRKQMQDVIQFETKLARIMTSPENRRDKEKLYNLMSLNELQRKAPFMSWVDYFKNATRIVNKKINDKMMIVNFAPEYFIKLSNLVLDYNKTNEGKVVLNNYLVWQTVKSLTTCLSKPFRDAYKGLRKALIGLEGQEQQWRYCVSDTHNAMGFAIGAMFVREVFHGKSKPMAEKMIDQIRKAFTKNLKNLDWMDPKTRRAAEEKANAITDMVGFPNFILNPYELDERYKDLTIKQNEYFQNNIRVNKYNLRKNLEKLDQPVNKTTWIMTPPTVNAYYWPTKNQMVFPAGILQSPFYDMENPNSLNFGGIGVVMGHELTHAFDDQGREYDLHGNLNHWWNNATIERFKNRTECFVEQYSNFEINGRHVNGLQTLGENIADNGGLKAAYHAYLSIPKSYKDQLPLPGLNLTHRQLFFLNFAQVWCSAIMSEAVALQIEKDAHCPSKYRVIGSLSNLPEFAAEFNCPEGSRMNPVHKCEVW
- the LOC107993437 gene encoding endothelin-converting enzyme homolog isoform X2, whose translation is MMMMYKQAEFEDEDSSSIGSVALNSEGISTSATHIRYNSGISLWRARSALERCLFIICAGLLLMVMMLSIVISSKNGWDEAQILHVTSHGENGTHCLTEHCITVAASIINSIDRSVDPCDDFYEYACGGWIKKNPIPDGNSMWGTFDKFEQENQLIVKNVLEKPLVEMKSKAEKKAKYYFLSCMDANDTIETLGAKPMLDLLDTIGGWNVSGKFNISEWSLQNSMHILQNVYNMDGLFTWAVNEDDRNSSRHIIQIDQGGLTLPTADDYLNITEHGKVLAAYLEYMTKIGELLGGEKNSTRKQMQDVIQFETKLARIMTSPENRRDKEKLYNLMSLNELQRKAPFMSWVDYFKNATRIVNKKINDKMMIVNFAPEYFIKLSNLVLDYNKTNEGKVVLNNYLVWQTVKSLTTCLSKPFRDAYKGLRKALIGLEGQEQQWRYCVSDTHNAMGFAIGAMFVREVFHGKSKPMAEKMIDQIRKAFTKNLKNLDWMDPKTRRAAEEKANAITDMVGFPNFILNPYELDERYKDLTIKQNEYFQNNIRVNKYNLRKNLEKLDQPVNKTTWIMTPPTVNAYYWPTKNQMVFPAGILQSPFYDMENPNSLNFGGIGVVMGHELTHAFDDQGREYDLHGNLNHWWNNATIERFKNRTECFVEQYSNFEINGRHVNGLQTLGENIADNGGLKAAYHAYLSIPKSYKDQLPLPGLNLTHRQLFFLNFAQVWCSAIMSEAVALQIEKDAHCPSKYRVIGSLSNLPEFAAEFNCPEGSRMNPVHKCEVW